A genomic region of Pseudomonas sp. RSB 5.4 contains the following coding sequences:
- a CDS encoding methyltransferase domain-containing protein — MINPLNAAPDWDAKAYQQFSRQRQRPVNELLDRVELDNPKHIYDLGCGTGIATQLLAERWPRAQLLGVDSSRQMLDQARCLSINARWQECDLLEWQPRQPADLLLAAAVLHFIGDHQQLLPRLLGHLNPGGCLAAHMPDWRDALWYRLMLDTLEDAGPGHTPIGTPQLRQHMAARPLLSLEDYYRLLAPLTTSLDIWETEQLQVVGGKSPIYDWVKVSALRPVMQALTPQEQARFIYHYLMRVHKHYPPEKNGQTLFPFKRIFIVARV, encoded by the coding sequence ATGATCAACCCACTCAACGCAGCCCCCGACTGGGACGCCAAGGCGTACCAGCAGTTTTCCCGTCAACGCCAGCGCCCGGTCAACGAATTGCTCGATCGCGTCGAACTGGATAACCCCAAACACATTTACGACCTGGGCTGCGGCACCGGCATTGCCACGCAGCTGCTGGCCGAGCGCTGGCCGCGTGCGCAGTTGCTGGGTGTCGACAGTTCGCGGCAGATGCTGGATCAGGCCCGATGTCTGTCGATCAACGCCCGCTGGCAAGAGTGCGACCTGCTCGAATGGCAACCCAGACAACCCGCCGACCTGCTGCTCGCCGCAGCGGTGCTGCATTTCATTGGCGATCATCAACAACTGCTGCCGCGCCTGCTCGGGCATCTGAACCCCGGCGGCTGTCTGGCGGCGCACATGCCGGACTGGCGCGATGCCTTGTGGTATCGACTGATGCTCGACACCCTGGAAGACGCCGGCCCGGGCCATACCCCTATCGGCACACCGCAACTGCGCCAGCACATGGCGGCGCGACCGCTATTGTCGCTGGAAGATTACTACCGCTTGCTGGCGCCGCTGACCACGTCACTGGACATCTGGGAAACCGAGCAATTGCAGGTGGTCGGCGGCAAGTCGCCGATCTACGACTGGGTGAAGGTCTCGGCGCTACGGCCGGTGATGCAGGCGCTGACGCCACAGGAACAGGCGCGGTTTATCTACCACTATCTGATGCGGGTGCATAAGCATTATCCGCCGGAGAAAAACGGGCAGACGCTGTTTCCGTTCAAGCGGATTTTCATTGTCGCCAGGGTCTGA
- the emhB gene encoding efflux RND transporter permease subunit EmhB, translating into MSKFFIDRPIFAWVIALVIMLVGALSILKLPINQYPSIAPPAIAISVTYPGASAQTVQDTVVQVIEQQLNGIDNLRYVSSESNSDGSMTITATFEQGTNSDTAQVQVQNKLNLATLLLPQEVQQQGIRVTKAVKNFLLVIGVVSRDGSMSKDDLSNYIVSNMQDPISRTAGVGDFQVFGAQYAMRIWLDPAKLNKYNLTPADVSTAISAQNVQVSSGQLGGLPALPGQQLNATIIGKTRLQTAEQFKAILLKVNQDGSQVHIGDVADVGLGGENSTISAQFNGKPSSGLAVKLANGANALDTAKALRKTIDELSPFFPQGMEVVFPYDTTPVVTESIKGVVETLVEAIVLVFLVMFLFLQNFRATVITTMTVPVVLLGTFGILAAFGFSINTLTMFGMVLAIGLLVDDAIVVVENVERVMSEEGLSPKEATKKSMGQIQGALVGIALVLSAVLLPMAFFSGSTGVIYKQFSITIVSAMALSVMVALIFTPALCATMLKAIPKGEHGTPKKGFFGWFNRSFDRGVKSYERGVGNMLSRKAPYLLAYVLIVVGMIWLFTRIPTAFLPEEDQGVLFAQVQTPAGSSAERTQVVIDEMRSYLLEKESGAVSSVFTVNGFNFAGRGQSSGLAFIMLKPWHERDASNSVFALAQRAQQHFFSFRDAMVFAFAPPAVLELGNATGFDVFLQDRAGIGHEKLMEARNQFLGMAAQSKVLYQVRPNGLNDEPQYHLEIDDAKARALGVSITDINSTLSISFGSSYVNDFIDRGRVKKVYVQGQAGSRMSPEDLKKWYVRNSAGTMVPFSAFAKGEWIYGSPKLARYNGVEAMEILGSPAPGYSTGEAMAEVEAIAKKLPAGVGISWTGLSYEERLSGSQAPALYALSLLMVFLCLAALYESWSIPIAVMLVVPLGIIGALMATSLRGLSNDVYFQVGLLTTIGLAAKNAILIVEFAKELHEQGRSLRDAAIEACRMRLRPIIMTSLAFVLGVVPLAISTGAGSGSQHAIGTGVIGGMLTATILAIFWVPLFFVTVSSMGQRKNADQDDTTETPKEAGQ; encoded by the coding sequence ATGTCGAAATTTTTTATCGACCGTCCGATTTTCGCCTGGGTAATTGCCCTGGTGATCATGTTGGTCGGGGCACTATCGATCCTGAAATTGCCGATCAACCAGTACCCGAGCATTGCGCCTCCGGCCATCGCGATCTCCGTGACCTACCCGGGTGCTTCGGCACAAACCGTGCAGGACACCGTGGTCCAGGTGATCGAGCAGCAGCTCAACGGTATCGACAACCTGCGTTATGTGTCCTCGGAAAGTAACTCCGACGGCAGCATGACCATCACCGCGACCTTCGAGCAAGGCACCAACTCCGACACCGCGCAGGTTCAGGTTCAGAACAAGCTGAACCTGGCCACCCTGCTGCTGCCGCAGGAAGTGCAGCAACAGGGTATCCGCGTGACCAAGGCAGTGAAGAACTTCCTGCTGGTGATCGGCGTGGTGTCGCGTGACGGCAGCATGTCCAAGGACGACCTGTCCAACTACATCGTGTCGAACATGCAGGACCCGATCTCGCGGACTGCCGGTGTCGGTGACTTCCAGGTCTTCGGTGCCCAGTACGCGATGCGCATCTGGCTCGACCCGGCCAAGCTGAACAAGTACAACCTGACCCCGGCCGATGTCAGCACCGCGATTTCGGCGCAGAACGTCCAGGTGTCGTCCGGTCAGCTCGGTGGTTTGCCGGCGCTGCCTGGCCAGCAACTGAACGCCACGATCATCGGCAAAACGCGTCTGCAGACTGCCGAGCAGTTCAAGGCGATTCTGCTGAAGGTCAACCAGGACGGCTCGCAAGTACACATCGGTGATGTTGCCGACGTCGGCCTGGGCGGTGAAAACTCGACCATCTCGGCCCAGTTCAACGGCAAGCCTTCTTCCGGTCTGGCGGTAAAACTGGCCAACGGCGCCAACGCCCTCGACACCGCCAAAGCCCTGCGTAAAACGATCGACGAGCTCAGCCCGTTCTTCCCGCAAGGCATGGAAGTGGTGTTCCCGTACGACACCACTCCGGTGGTGACCGAGTCGATCAAGGGTGTGGTTGAAACTCTGGTCGAAGCGATCGTGCTGGTGTTCCTGGTGATGTTCCTGTTCCTGCAGAACTTCCGCGCCACCGTCATCACCACGATGACCGTGCCGGTGGTATTGCTCGGTACGTTCGGCATCCTCGCGGCGTTCGGTTTCAGCATCAACACCCTGACCATGTTCGGTATGGTGCTGGCCATCGGCTTGCTGGTGGACGACGCCATCGTCGTGGTGGAAAACGTCGAGCGGGTGATGAGCGAAGAAGGCTTGTCACCGAAGGAAGCGACCAAGAAGTCCATGGGCCAGATCCAGGGCGCTCTGGTCGGTATTGCCCTGGTTCTGTCGGCGGTACTGTTGCCGATGGCGTTCTTCAGCGGCTCCACCGGTGTGATCTACAAGCAGTTCTCGATCACCATCGTTTCGGCCATGGCCCTGTCGGTGATGGTGGCGCTGATCTTCACCCCGGCGCTGTGCGCCACCATGCTCAAGGCGATTCCGAAAGGCGAGCACGGCACACCGAAAAAAGGCTTCTTCGGCTGGTTCAACCGCAGCTTCGACCGTGGCGTGAAAAGCTACGAGCGCGGTGTCGGCAACATGCTGTCGCGCAAAGCGCCGTACCTGCTGGCCTACGTCCTGATCGTGGTCGGCATGATCTGGCTGTTCACCCGCATTCCGACCGCGTTCCTCCCGGAAGAAGACCAGGGCGTACTGTTCGCCCAGGTGCAGACCCCGGCCGGTTCCAGTGCCGAACGTACGCAAGTCGTGATCGACGAAATGCGCTCCTACCTGCTGGAAAAAGAGTCCGGTGCGGTGTCCTCGGTGTTCACCGTGAACGGCTTCAACTTCGCCGGTCGTGGTCAGAGCTCGGGGCTGGCGTTCATCATGCTCAAGCCGTGGCACGAGCGTGATGCGAGCAACAGCGTGTTCGCCCTGGCCCAGCGCGCCCAGCAGCACTTCTTCAGCTTCCGTGACGCGATGGTGTTTGCCTTCGCTCCGCCGGCAGTACTGGAGCTGGGTAACGCCACCGGTTTCGACGTGTTCCTGCAGGATCGCGCCGGTATCGGTCACGAAAAACTGATGGAAGCGCGTAACCAGTTCCTCGGCATGGCCGCGCAGAGCAAGGTGCTTTACCAGGTCCGTCCGAACGGTCTGAACGACGAGCCGCAATACCACCTGGAAATCGACGATGCGAAGGCTCGCGCCCTGGGCGTGAGCATTACCGACATCAACAGCACCCTGTCGATTTCCTTCGGTAGTAGCTACGTCAACGACTTCATCGACCGCGGTCGTGTGAAGAAGGTGTACGTGCAAGGCCAGGCCGGTTCGCGCATGAGCCCTGAAGACCTGAAGAAGTGGTACGTGCGCAACAGCGCCGGGACCATGGTGCCGTTCTCCGCGTTCGCCAAGGGCGAGTGGATCTACGGTTCGCCGAAACTGGCGCGTTACAACGGTGTGGAAGCGATGGAGATCCTCGGTTCTCCGGCGCCGGGTTACTCCACCGGTGAAGCGATGGCCGAAGTCGAAGCGATTGCCAAGAAGCTGCCGGCCGGTGTCGGTATCTCCTGGACGGGTCTGTCCTACGAGGAACGTCTGTCCGGTTCGCAGGCGCCAGCGCTGTACGCCCTGTCGCTGCTGATGGTGTTCCTGTGTCTGGCGGCACTGTATGAAAGCTGGTCGATTCCGATCGCGGTCATGCTCGTGGTACCGCTGGGGATCATCGGTGCGCTGATGGCCACCAGCCTGCGCGGTCTGTCCAACGACGTGTACTTCCAGGTGGGCCTGTTGACGACCATCGGTCTGGCAGCTAAAAACGCCATTCTGATCGTCGAATTCGCCAAGGAGCTGCATGAACAAGGGCGCAGTCTGCGCGATGCGGCGATCGAAGCCTGCCGCATGCGTCTGCGACCGATCATCATGACCTCGCTGGCATTCGTCCTCGGTGTAGTACCGTTGGCGATCTCCACCGGCGCCGGCTCGGGCAGTCAACACGCAATCGGTACAGGTGTGATTGGCGGTATGCTCACGGCCACGATCCTGGCAATTTTCTGGGTCCCCCTGTTCTTCGTCACCGTGTCGTCCATGGGCCAGCGCAAAAATGCGGACCAGGATGACACCACAGAAACTCCTAAAGAGGCTGGCCAATGA
- the emhA gene encoding efflux RND transporter periplasmic adaptor subunit EmhA, translating to MQFKPAVTALVTAVALASLLSGCKKEEAAPAAPPPQVGVVTLQPQAFTLTSELPGRTSAYRIAEVRPQVNGIILKRLFKEGSDVKAGQQLYQIDPAVYEATLKSAEANLRSTKSISDRYKQLVDEQAVSRQEYDTAVSNRMESEASLQSAQINLRYTKVYAPLSGRIGRSSVTEGALVNNGQADAMATIQQLDPIYVDVTQSSVELLELRRELESGRLQKVGDNSAAVKLTLEDGSQYKLDGKLEFSEVSVDPTTGSVTLRAVFPNPDHTLLPGMFVRAQLQAGVNAAAILAPQQGVTRDLKGTPTALVVGPDNKVELRQLKASRTVGSQWLIEDGLKAGDRLITEGLQYVRPGVQVNPTEATNVAKNPAPAQAADKAAGGKGE from the coding sequence ATGCAATTCAAGCCAGCTGTTACCGCTCTGGTCACTGCCGTCGCCCTGGCATCGCTGCTCAGCGGATGTAAAAAGGAAGAAGCGGCCCCAGCCGCTCCGCCTCCTCAGGTCGGCGTCGTCACCCTGCAACCACAAGCCTTTACACTCACGTCCGAACTGCCGGGCCGCACCAGTGCGTACCGCATCGCTGAAGTTCGACCACAGGTCAACGGCATCATTCTCAAGCGTTTGTTCAAGGAAGGCAGCGACGTCAAGGCCGGTCAGCAGCTGTATCAGATCGACCCGGCCGTCTATGAAGCCACCCTGAAAAGCGCCGAAGCCAACCTGCGATCGACCAAGTCGATCTCCGACCGCTACAAGCAACTGGTTGACGAGCAGGCCGTAAGCCGCCAGGAATACGACACTGCCGTGTCCAACCGCATGGAGTCGGAAGCCTCGCTGCAGAGCGCGCAGATCAACCTGCGTTACACCAAGGTCTACGCACCGCTCTCCGGGCGTATCGGCCGTTCTTCGGTGACTGAAGGTGCACTGGTCAACAACGGTCAGGCTGACGCGATGGCGACGATCCAGCAACTGGACCCGATCTACGTCGATGTCACCCAGTCCTCGGTTGAACTGCTGGAACTGCGCCGCGAGTTGGAAAGCGGTCGCCTGCAGAAGGTCGGCGACAACTCGGCAGCGGTCAAACTGACCCTCGAAGACGGCAGCCAGTACAAGCTCGACGGTAAGCTGGAATTCTCCGAAGTGTCGGTTGATCCGACTACCGGCTCCGTGACCTTGCGCGCCGTGTTCCCGAACCCGGATCACACCCTGCTGCCTGGCATGTTCGTACGCGCTCAGTTGCAGGCCGGGGTCAACGCTGCCGCCATTCTGGCGCCGCAGCAAGGCGTGACCCGCGATCTTAAAGGCACCCCGACCGCACTGGTTGTCGGCCCGGACAACAAGGTTGAACTGCGTCAGCTCAAGGCCAGTCGCACCGTCGGCAGCCAGTGGCTGATCGAGGATGGCCTGAAAGCCGGCGATCGCCTGATCACCGAAGGCCTGCAATATGTTCGACCAGGTGTTCAGGTCAACCCGACTGAAGCGACCAACGTAGCCAAGAACCCGGCCCCCGCTCAGGCAGCTGACAAAGCCGCTGGCGGCAAAGGGGAGTAA
- the pcaC gene encoding 4-carboxymuconolactone decarboxylase — translation MDEKQRYDEGLQVRRAVLGDAHVDRSLNALTEFNSEFQEMITRHAWGDIWTRPGLPRHTRSLITIAMLIGMNREAELKLHLRAAANNGVSRGEIKEVIMQSAIYCGIPAANATFHLAESVWDELGVESRE, via the coding sequence GTGGACGAGAAACAACGTTACGACGAAGGCTTGCAAGTACGCCGCGCGGTATTGGGCGATGCCCATGTCGATCGCAGCCTGAATGCGCTGACCGAGTTCAACTCGGAATTCCAGGAGATGATCACCCGTCACGCCTGGGGCGACATCTGGACCCGCCCGGGCCTGCCACGGCACACGCGCAGCCTGATCACCATCGCCATGCTGATCGGGATGAACCGCGAGGCCGAGCTGAAACTGCATTTGCGTGCGGCGGCGAACAACGGCGTGAGCCGGGGTGAGATCAAGGAAGTGATCATGCAGAGTGCGATCTATTGCGGGATCCCGGCGGCGAATGCCACGTTCCATCTGGCGGAGTCGGTGTGGGATGAGCTGGGGGTTGAATCCCGGGAGTGA
- a CDS encoding OprD family porin — protein sequence MTHPTAPYALPGLIALALTGAALPVAAEEAGFVEGASANLNLRNFYINRNFTNPTKAQGKAEEWTQSFILDAKSGFTQGTVGFGMDVLGLYSVKLDGGKGTGGTQLLPLDHDGRPADNFGRTNVAFKAKLSQTEIKVGEWMPVLPILRSDDGRSLPQTFRGGQITSKEINGLTLYGGQFRANSPRDDSSMSDMSMFGKPAFTSDRFNFQGGEYVFNEKRTQIGLWNAELKDIYSQQYVNLTHSQPLGDWTLGANLGFFYGKDDGSARAGELDNKTWSGMFSARYGGNTFYVGLQKLTGDSAWMRVNGTSGGTLANDSYNSSYDNAQERSWQVRHDYNFAALGIPGLTLMNRYISGDNVHTGTITDGKEWGRESELGYTVQSGALRDLNVRWRNSTMRRDFSNNEFDENRLIISYPISLL from the coding sequence ATGACTCATCCAACTGCGCCGTACGCCCTCCCCGGCCTGATCGCCCTGGCACTGACCGGCGCCGCCCTGCCTGTCGCAGCCGAAGAAGCCGGATTTGTCGAAGGCGCCAGCGCCAACCTGAACCTGCGCAACTTCTACATCAACCGCAACTTCACCAACCCGACCAAGGCTCAGGGCAAGGCTGAAGAGTGGACGCAGAGCTTCATCCTCGACGCCAAATCCGGCTTCACCCAAGGCACCGTCGGCTTCGGCATGGACGTGCTGGGCCTGTATTCGGTGAAGCTCGACGGCGGCAAGGGCACCGGCGGCACGCAATTGCTGCCACTGGATCACGACGGGCGCCCGGCGGACAATTTCGGCCGTACCAACGTCGCGTTCAAGGCCAAGCTGTCGCAGACCGAAATCAAGGTCGGCGAATGGATGCCGGTGCTGCCGATCCTGCGTTCGGACGACGGCCGTTCGCTGCCGCAAACCTTCCGTGGCGGGCAGATCACCTCGAAGGAGATCAACGGTCTGACCCTGTACGGCGGCCAGTTCCGCGCCAACAGTCCGCGCGACGACAGCAGCATGAGCGACATGTCGATGTTCGGTAAGCCGGCGTTCACCTCGGACCGCTTCAACTTTCAGGGTGGTGAATACGTTTTCAACGAAAAGCGCACGCAGATCGGCCTGTGGAACGCCGAACTCAAGGACATCTACAGCCAGCAATACGTCAACCTGACTCACAGCCAGCCACTGGGCGACTGGACCCTGGGCGCCAACCTCGGCTTCTTCTATGGCAAGGATGACGGCAGCGCCCGCGCCGGCGAACTCGACAACAAAACCTGGTCTGGGATGTTCTCGGCCCGCTACGGCGGCAACACCTTCTACGTCGGCCTGCAGAAACTCACCGGCGACAGCGCCTGGATGCGCGTCAACGGCACCAGCGGCGGCACCCTGGCCAACGACAGCTACAACTCCAGCTACGACAACGCTCAGGAGCGATCCTGGCAGGTGCGCCACGACTACAATTTTGCCGCCCTGGGCATCCCCGGCCTGACCTTGATGAACCGCTACATCAGCGGCGACAACGTGCACACCGGAACCATCACCGATGGCAAGGAATGGGGCCGGGAATCGGAGCTGGGCTACACCGTGCAGAGCGGCGCCTTGCGCGACCTGAACGTGCGCTGGCGCAACTCGACCATGCGCCGCGACTTCAGCAACAACGAGTTCGACGAAAACCGCCTGATCATCAGCTATCCGATCAGCTTGCTGTAA
- the pcaD gene encoding 3-oxoadipate enol-lactonase: MAFVQLADGELHYQLDGPVDAPVLVLSNSLGTDLHMWDAQIPAFTEHFRVLRFDTRGHGQSLVTPGPYSIEQLGRDVLGLLDALHIERAHFCGLSMGGLIGQWLGINAGHRLHKLIVCNTAAKIGDPSVWNPRIETVLRDGPAAMVALRDASIARWFTPEFSTANPAAAKKITDMLAATSPEGYAANCAAVRDADFREQLASINLPLLVIAGTEDAVTPPSGGHFIQEHVRGAEYAEFYAAHLSNVQAGAAFSDRVLAFLNAQ; this comes from the coding sequence GTGGCTTTCGTTCAACTCGCCGATGGCGAACTGCACTATCAATTGGATGGGCCGGTCGATGCGCCGGTGCTGGTGCTGTCCAACTCGCTGGGCACCGACCTGCACATGTGGGACGCGCAGATACCGGCGTTCACCGAGCACTTCCGGGTGCTGCGTTTCGACACGCGCGGACACGGCCAGTCGCTGGTGACGCCGGGGCCGTACAGCATCGAGCAACTGGGTCGCGACGTGCTGGGTCTGCTGGATGCGCTGCACATCGAGCGTGCGCATTTCTGCGGATTGTCGATGGGCGGGTTGATCGGCCAGTGGCTGGGGATCAATGCCGGTCATCGTCTGCACAAACTGATTGTGTGCAACACCGCCGCGAAGATCGGCGACCCGTCGGTGTGGAATCCGCGCATCGAAACCGTGTTGCGTGATGGCCCGGCAGCGATGGTCGCACTGCGTGATGCGTCGATTGCCCGTTGGTTTACCCCGGAGTTTTCCACGGCCAATCCGGCCGCGGCGAAGAAGATCACCGACATGCTCGCGGCGACGTCACCTGAAGGTTATGCGGCCAATTGCGCGGCGGTACGCGATGCCGATTTCCGTGAGCAACTGGCGTCGATCAACCTGCCGCTGCTGGTGATCGCGGGTACCGAAGATGCGGTGACGCCACCGTCCGGCGGGCATTTCATTCAGGAGCATGTGCGCGGCGCCGAGTACGCCGAGTTCTATGCCGCGCACCTGTCCAACGTGCAGGCCGGTGCCGCTTTCAGTGATCGGGTGTTGGCGTTTCTGAACGCTCAGTGA
- the emhC gene encoding efflux RND transporter outer membrane subunit EmhC, whose product MSKSLLSIAVAAFVLSGCSLIPDYQRPEAPVANQFPQGPAYSPAQAPAQAAAEQGWKQFFHDPALQQLIQVSLENNRDLRVAALNIDAYAAQYRIQRADLFPAVSANATGSRQRVPARASQTGEAGITSSYSATVGISAYELDLFGRVRSLSEQALQQYFATEEARRSTQISLVASVANAYLTWQADKELLKLTQDTLGAFEESYKLTSRSNEVGVASALDLAQSRTSVENARAQLAKYTRQVAQDENSLTLLLGTGIPANLQAAKPLSDDLLSDVPAGLPSDLLQRRPDILQAEYNLKAANANIGAARAAFFPSISLTANAGTLSPDLSGLFKGGSGTWLFSPQINLPIFNAGSLRASLDAAKIQKDIDVANYEKSIQTAFQEVADGLAARQTYTEQLQAQRDFVAANQDYYRLAERRYRIGVDSNLTFLDAQRQLFSAQQALITDRLAQLTSAVNLYKALGGGWNAQTAQNEPLKEEAPKMKLF is encoded by the coding sequence ATGAGCAAGTCGCTACTCTCCATCGCGGTCGCAGCCTTCGTGCTGAGCGGTTGCTCGCTGATTCCTGATTATCAGCGACCAGAAGCACCGGTTGCGAACCAGTTCCCGCAGGGCCCGGCGTACTCGCCGGCCCAGGCACCGGCGCAAGCCGCTGCCGAGCAAGGCTGGAAGCAGTTTTTCCATGATCCTGCCCTGCAACAGCTGATCCAGGTCTCGCTGGAAAACAACCGCGACCTGCGCGTCGCGGCGCTGAACATCGACGCCTACGCCGCTCAGTACCGCATCCAGCGGGCCGATCTGTTCCCGGCGGTTTCGGCGAACGCCACCGGCAGCCGCCAGCGCGTTCCGGCACGGGCTTCGCAGACCGGTGAAGCGGGCATCACCAGCTCCTACTCCGCCACCGTCGGCATCAGCGCCTACGAACTCGACCTGTTCGGTCGGGTGCGCAGCCTGAGCGAACAAGCGCTGCAACAATACTTCGCCACTGAAGAAGCGCGTCGCAGCACCCAGATCAGCCTGGTGGCCAGTGTGGCCAACGCCTACCTGACCTGGCAGGCCGACAAGGAACTGCTCAAGCTGACGCAGGACACCCTCGGTGCCTTCGAAGAAAGCTACAAGCTGACCAGCCGCAGCAACGAAGTCGGTGTCGCCTCGGCGCTGGACCTGGCGCAGTCGCGTACCTCGGTGGAAAACGCCCGGGCGCAACTGGCCAAGTACACCCGTCAAGTGGCTCAGGACGAAAACAGCCTGACCCTGCTGCTCGGCACCGGTATCCCGGCCAACCTGCAAGCGGCCAAACCGCTGTCGGATGACCTGCTCAGCGACGTACCGGCCGGCCTGCCTTCGGACCTGCTGCAACGTCGTCCGGACATCCTGCAAGCCGAGTACAACCTGAAAGCGGCCAACGCCAACATCGGCGCGGCCCGTGCGGCGTTCTTCCCGAGCATCAGCCTGACGGCCAACGCCGGTACGCTGAGCCCGGACCTGTCCGGCCTGTTCAAGGGTGGTTCGGGTACCTGGCTGTTCTCGCCGCAGATCAATCTGCCGATCTTCAACGCCGGCAGCCTGCGCGCCAGCCTCGACGCGGCGAAGATCCAGAAAGACATCGACGTGGCGAACTACGAGAAGTCGATTCAGACCGCCTTCCAGGAAGTCGCCGACGGCCTGGCCGCCCGCCAGACCTACACCGAGCAGTTGCAAGCGCAACGTGACTTCGTCGCGGCCAACCAGGATTACTATCGCCTGGCCGAGCGTCGTTACCGCATCGGTGTCGACAGCAACCTGACCTTCCTCGACGCCCAGCGTCAGTTGTTCAGCGCGCAACAGGCACTGATCACCGACCGCCTCGCGCAGCTGACCAGTGCGGTCAACCTGTACAAGGCGCTGGGTGGTGGCTGGAATGCGCAGACCGCGCAGAACGAACCGCTGAAAGAAGAAGCACCGAAGATGAAGCTGTTCTGA
- a CDS encoding 3-carboxy-cis,cis-muconate cycloisomerase: MTQRPGNQLFDAYFTARDMRDVFCDQGRVQAMLDFEAALARAEARVGVIPASAVEPIAAACNAGLYDFAALGEAIATAGNSAIPLVKALGKQIAASSAEAERYVHLGATSQDVMDSGLVLQLRQALELIESDLAALADSLAAQAQRHAATPLAGRTWLQHATPVTLGMKIAGWLGAVTRSRQRLRELKPRLLVLQFGGASGTLAALGGQALPIAQALAEELRLTLPEQPWHTQRDRIVEFGAVLGLIAGSLGKLGRDVSLLMQTEAAEVFEPSAPGKGGSSTMPHKRNPVGAAVLIGAATRVPGLVSTLFSAMPQEHERSLGLWHAEWETLPDICCLVSGALQQARLLADGLEVDAERMARNLQLTQGLVLAEAVSIVLAQRVGRDTAHHLLEQCCKRAVAEQRHLRAVLGDEPQVTAELSSTELDHLLDPAHYLGQAQAWVERAVAEHNALSV, encoded by the coding sequence ATGACTCAGCGACCGGGCAATCAATTGTTCGATGCCTACTTCACTGCCCGCGATATGCGCGACGTGTTCTGCGATCAGGGCCGAGTGCAGGCGATGCTCGATTTCGAAGCGGCGCTGGCCCGGGCCGAAGCGCGGGTCGGGGTGATTCCGGCGTCCGCTGTCGAGCCGATTGCCGCCGCCTGCAACGCCGGTCTGTATGACTTCGCGGCGCTGGGCGAGGCGATTGCCACGGCCGGTAACTCGGCGATTCCACTGGTCAAGGCGTTGGGCAAGCAGATCGCCGCGAGCAGTGCCGAGGCCGAGCGTTATGTGCATCTGGGGGCGACCAGTCAGGATGTGATGGATTCCGGGCTGGTGCTGCAACTGCGTCAGGCGCTGGAGCTGATTGAAAGCGATCTGGCAGCGCTCGCCGATTCGCTCGCCGCCCAAGCCCAACGTCATGCGGCGACGCCACTGGCCGGGCGCACCTGGCTGCAGCACGCCACGCCCGTCACGCTCGGGATGAAGATTGCCGGTTGGCTCGGCGCGGTGACCCGCAGTCGCCAGCGTCTGCGTGAACTCAAGCCACGGCTGCTGGTGCTGCAATTCGGCGGAGCCTCCGGCACCCTCGCGGCGCTCGGCGGGCAAGCATTACCGATCGCTCAGGCCTTGGCGGAAGAACTGCGACTGACACTGCCCGAGCAACCGTGGCACACCCAGCGTGATCGCATCGTCGAGTTCGGCGCGGTACTCGGTTTGATCGCCGGCAGCCTCGGCAAACTCGGGCGCGATGTGAGTCTGTTGATGCAGACCGAAGCGGCGGAAGTGTTCGAGCCGTCGGCGCCGGGCAAGGGCGGTTCGTCGACCATGCCGCACAAGCGCAATCCGGTCGGCGCGGCAGTGTTGATCGGTGCCGCGACGCGGGTGCCGGGGCTGGTCTCGACGCTGTTCAGCGCCATGCCGCAGGAACACGAGCGCAGCCTCGGTCTGTGGCATGCCGAATGGGAAACCCTGCCGGACATCTGCTGCCTGGTGTCCGGTGCGTTGCAACAGGCGCGCCTGCTGGCCGATGGTCTGGAAGTCGACGCCGAACGCATGGCGCGCAATCTCCAATTGACCCAAGGCCTGGTGCTGGCCGAAGCGGTGAGCATCGTCCTCGCGCAGCGGGTCGGACGCGACACCGCGCACCATTTGCTCGAACAATGCTGCAAACGCGCGGTGGCCGAACAGCGCCACCTGCGTGCGGTACTCGGCGACGAGCCGCAAGTGACTGCCGAACTGAGCAGCACCGAACTCGATCATCTGCTCGACCCTGCGCATTACCTCGGCCAGGCGCAAGCCTGGGTCGAGCGCGCGGTGGCCGAACACAACGCATTGTCTGTCTGA